A region from the Halosolutus gelatinilyticus genome encodes:
- a CDS encoding DUF4198 domain-containing protein, protein MQVTRQLRIDVGRREIPSGGTVTVRVRDNRRRPVENALVETETKLARTDARGLCRLRFDSPGFWKLTAAKSPTDRVAYDPVSTLVRVVPTEAALRPRRRMGSRTRIG, encoded by the coding sequence ATGCAAGTTACTCGCCAACTTAGGATCGACGTCGGGCGGAGAGAGATCCCCAGCGGAGGGACGGTGACCGTTCGCGTCCGCGACAATCGACGCCGACCAGTCGAGAACGCGCTCGTCGAAACCGAAACGAAATTGGCCAGAACGGACGCGCGCGGACTGTGTCGACTGCGGTTCGACTCGCCCGGCTTCTGGAAGCTCACCGCGGCGAAGTCCCCGACCGATCGCGTGGCGTACGATCCGGTGTCCACGCTCGTTCGGGTGGTGCCGACCGAGGCTGCGCTTCGGCCCCGTCGACGGATGGGGTCCCGGACCCGGATCGGATA